The following proteins are encoded in a genomic region of Ostrea edulis chromosome 7, xbOstEdul1.1, whole genome shotgun sequence:
- the LOC130047602 gene encoding uncharacterized protein LOC130047602 produces the protein MDVTSLYTNIPHDEGIEACREVWNNRVIKCPSTESLIQLLEHVLKFNNFMFNGEHYLQISGTAMGTKMAPSYANIFMGRLERRLLHYSPVKPLSWLRFIDDIEMKWVNGRESLDDFIEMANSFHNSIKFTVEISTSNNTFLDTTATFRNGEIEFNIHTKPTDSHLYLMPSSCHPPHTFKGVPKSLATRIRRICSTPTIFQEQGTILKTHLTNRGYDPCKVQSAIDEMSLQDRQSLLQYKEKPQNDRVPLVTTYHPALKNINGILKKHLPILHANKRMAGVFKEPPMASFRRPRNLKDMIVRTKLDNPLPNGG, from the exons ATGGATGTTACTTCACTTTACACTAACATTCCACATGACGAGGGTATCGAGGCGTGTAGAGAGGTTTGGAACAATAGGGTAATTAAATGTCCTTCAACCGAATCACTCATTCAGCTTCTTGAACATGTCCTCAAGTTCAATAACTTCATGTTCAATGGTGAACACTACCTGCAAATAAGTGGCACAGCTATGGGAACAAAAATGGCACCATCGTATGCCAACATCTTTATGGGGAGACTGGAACGTAGACTGCTACATTATTCACCAGTTAAACCCCTCAGTTGGCTACGTTTTATTGATGACATTGAGATGAAATGGGTTAACGGTCGTGAAAGCCTGGACGATTTTATCGAGATGGCAAACTCTTTTCATAATTCCATCAAGTTTACTGTGGAAATTTCCACCTCAAATAACACTTTTCTGGATACCACAGCCACGTTTAGAAACGGGGAAATTGAGTTTAATATCCACACCAAACCCACTGACTCTCATTTATACCTTATGCCATCTAGTTGTCATCCACCCCACACTTTCAAAGGTGTACCTAAGAGTTTGGCTACGCGAATCCGCCGCATCTGCTCCACTCCTACTATTTTCCAAGAACAAGGAACAATCCTCAAAACTCATCTCACTAACAGAGGATATGATCCTTGCAAGGTACAATCCGCGATTGATGAGATGTCACTACAGGACCGACAGTCCCTCCTCCAGTATAAAGAAAAACCTCAGAATGACAGGGTTCCATTGGTCACTACGTATCATCCCGCCCTCAAGAACATCAACGGTATTCTGAAGAAACACCTGCCCATTCTGCATGCCAACAAACGAATGGCTGGTGTTTTTAAGGAACCACCGATGGCATCCTTCAGGCGTCCCAGAAACCTGAAGGACATGATAGTAAGGACCAAACTGGATAACCCTTTACCCAATGGAG GTTAG